One window from the genome of Mauremys mutica isolate MM-2020 ecotype Southern chromosome 4, ASM2049712v1, whole genome shotgun sequence encodes:
- the LOC123370395 gene encoding seizure protein 6 homolog isoform X1, with protein MGCSGPAASCLLLLLLGSAPLLRGLPLKDVSPVTPSPQLEVSLPGVQASGSALGGSAPPPGVPEGLSELLQGVLLKKEFLGQAEPLPGSLPASLSPPQRLDPGVLGTDTASPLTTAVLPPQPAASGGPGFLTTPPGSTAAPLRLLPPPAGGDEGGHVAMTTYVPEGDEETTTTLITTTTITTVHAPVLCNNSVSEVEGYVESPDSAGAASYGGLDCSYRIRVYMGYGVEVQVQTLNLSKDDSLTVEGLGGETPAVLANQSLMVEGQVIRSPTNQVLIHFQSYHATPPSVFRFHYQAFLLSCGFPSRPENGDVSVTDLHPGGAATFKCELGFRLRGEETLICLNVSRPRWSGASPSCVAACGGAVRNASHGRIEAPEGPGGRGANLTCRWLLEAPDGQRLHLHFERLALDEDNDRLVIRSGSSRLSPLIYDSDMDDVPERGLLSDAQTLFLELVSESPGAPLILGLRYEAFDEDRCYEPFLAHGNFSTSDPLYRVGAQVEFACSAGYVLEQGPATIECVDPSDPHWNESEPTCKALCGGELSDPAGVVLSPDWPQSYGKGQDCVWNIRVQEEKRVLLDVEILNIRKSDVLTVLDGEDLTGRVLGQYMGTHPRFRLYTSASAATLQFQSDPSDPLFGLSQGFLIRFSEVPRNDTCPELPEVEFGWRTASHAAAIRGTVLTYQCEPGYDIVGSDILTCQWDLAWSNSPPTCQKIVNCADPGEITNGKRSVSDRRFSIGSHVQYFCHEGYVVEGSSTLTCYNRDTGTPKWSDRVPKCVLKYEPCLNPGVPENGYQTLYKHHYQAGESLRFFCYEGFELIGEVTITCVPGHPSQWTSQPPLCKVAYEELLDDRKLEGHLNYRHKGLITQTTDPSHQMEGGNIALAIFLPIILVILLIGGIYVYYTRFQGKSLFGFSFSSSHSYRPITVESDFSNPLYEAGDTREYEVSI; from the exons ATGGGCTGCTCCGGCCCGGCCgcctcctgcctcctgctgctgctgctgggctcggCGCCCCTGCTGCGAG GGCTGCCGCTGAAGGATGTGTCGCCcgtgaccccctccccacagctggaAGTCTCCTTGCCGGGGGTCCAGGCCAGCggctcagccctggggggctccGCGCCTCCCCCTGGGGTCCCCGAGGGTCTGTCTGAGCTGCTGCAGGGTGTCCTGCTGAAGAAGGAGTTTCTGGGGCAGGCCGAGCCCCTCCCCG GCAGCCTCCCGGCCTCGCTGTCGCCCCCCCAGCGCCTGGACCCCGGGGTCCTCGGCACAGACACGGCCTCCCCGCTCACCACGGcggtgctgcccccccagcccgccGCCTCGGGGGGCCCCGGCTTCCTCACCACCCCCCCGGGCTCCACCGCCGCCCCCCTtcgcctgctgccccctcccgcgGGGGGCGATGAGGGGGGGCATGTTGCCATGACAACCTACGTCCCCGAGGGCGATGAGGAAACCACGACAACGCTCATCACTACGACGACCATCACCACGGTGCACGCGCCCG TGCTTTGCAATAACAGCGTCTCGGAGGTGGAGGGCTACGTGGAGTCCCCGGATTCCGCGGGGGCTGCGTCCTACGGGGGGCTGGACTGTAGCTACCGCATCCGGGTCTACATGGGCTACGGGGTCGAGGTGCAG gtgCAGACGCTGAACCTGTCCAAGGACGACTCCCTCACCGTGGAGGGGCTGGGCGGCGAGACGCCGGCCGTCCTGGCCAACCAGTCCCTGATGGTGGAGGGTCAGGTGATCCGCAGCCCGACCAATCAGGTGCTGATCCACTTCCAGAGCTACCACGCCACCCCCCCCAGCGTCTTCAGGTTCCACTACCAGG cctttCTGCTGAGCTGCGGCTTCCCCAGCCGGCCGGAGAACGGGGACGTGAGCGTCACCGACCTGCACCCCGGCGGCGCCGCCACCTTTAAGTGCGAGCTGGGCTTCCGCCTGCGGGGGGAGGAGACCCTGATCTGCCTCAACGTCAGCCGCCCCCGCTGGAGCGGCGCCAGCCCCAGCTGCGTGG cggcCTGCGGGGGGGCCGTGCGGAACGCCTCCCACGGCCGCATCGAGGCCCCCGAGGGGCCGGGCGGGCGCGGCGCCAACCTGACCTGCCGCTGGCTCCTGGAGGCGCCGGACGGGCAGCGGCTCCACCTGCACTTCGAGCGCCTGGCGCTGGACGAGGACAACGACCG gCTGGTGATCCGCAGCGGCAGCAGCCGACTCTCCCCCCTGATCTACGACTCGGACATGGACGACGTGCCGGAGCGCGGCCTCCTGAGCGACGCCCAGACCCTCTTCCTGGAGCTCGTGTCCGAGAGCCCCGGCGCCCCCCTCATCCTGGGGCTGCGCTACGAGG cCTTCGACGAGGATCGGTGCTACGAGCCGTTCCTGGCGCACGGGAACTTCAGCACGTCGGACCCGCTGTACCGGGTGGGGGCGCAGGTGGAGTTCGCCTGCAGCGCCGGGTacgtgctggagcagggcccagcCACCATCGAGTGCGTCGACCCCTCAGACCCGCATTGGAACGAGAGCGAGCCCACCTGCAAAG CgctgtgtgggggggagctgtcAGACCCCGCCGGTGTGGTGCTCTCCCCCGACTGGCCCCAGAGCTATGGCAAAGGCCAGGACTGTGTCTGGAATATCCGGGTGCAGGAGGAGAAGCGGGTCCTGTTGGACGTTGAAAT CCTGAACATCCGGAAGAGCGACGTGCTGACGGTGCTGGACGGCGAGGACCTGACGGGCCGGGTGCTGGGGCAGTACATGGGCACCCACCCCCGCTTCCGCCTCTACACCTCGGCCAGTGCCGCCACCCTGCAGTTCCAGTCGGACCCCAGCGACCCCCTCTTCGGCCTCAGCCAGGGCTTCCTCATCCGCTTCTCTG AGGTGCCCCGGAACGACACATGCCCGGAGCTGCCAGAGGTGGAGTTTGGCTGGCGCACGGCCTCGCACGCGGCTGCCATCCGGGGCACGGTGCTCACCTATCAGTGCGAACCAGGCTATGACATCGTGGGCTCCGACATCCTCACCTGCCAGTGGGACCTGGCCTGGAGCAACAGCCCCCCCACCTGCCAGAAGA TCGTGAACTGCGCTGACCCAGGGGAGATCACCAACGGGAAGCGAAGCGTCTCAGACCGACGCTTCTCCATCGGCTCCCACGTCCAGTACTTCTGCCATGAGGGCTATGTGGTGGAGGGGAGCAGCACCCTGACCTGCTACAACCGCGACACCGGAACCCCCAAATGGAGCGACCGCGTCCCCAAGTGTGTCT TGAAGTACGAGCCGTGTCTGAACCCCGGCGTGCCCGAGAACGGCTACCAGACGCTCTACAAGCATCACTACCAGGCCGGCGAGTCGCTGCGTTTCTTCTGCTACGAGGGCTTCGAGCTCATCGGGGAGGTGACCATCACCTGCGTCCCGGGGCACCCGTCCCAGTGGACCAGCCAGCCGCCCCTCTGCAAAG TGGCGTATGAGGAGTTACTGGACGACCGGAAGCTAGAAGGTCATTTAAATTACAGGCACAAGGGGCTCA
- the LOC123370395 gene encoding seizure protein 6 homolog isoform X2 → MGCSGPAASCLLLLLLGSAPLLRGLPLKDVSPVTPSPQLEVSLPGVQASGSALGGSAPPPGVPEGLSELLQGVLLKKEFLGQAEPLPGSLPASLSPPQRLDPGVLGTDTASPLTTAVLPPQPAASGGPGFLTTPPGSTAAPLRLLPPPAGGDEGGHVAMTTYVPEGDEETTTTLITTTTITTVHAPVLCNNSVSEVEGYVESPDSAGAASYGGLDCSYRIRVYMGYGVEVQVQTLNLSKDDSLTVEGLGGETPAVLANQSLMVEGQVIRSPTNQVLIHFQSYHATPPSVFRFHYQAFLLSCGFPSRPENGDVSVTDLHPGGAATFKCELGFRLRGEETLICLNVSRPRWSGASPSCVAACGGAVRNASHGRIEAPEGPGGRGANLTCRWLLEAPDGQRLHLHFERLALDEDNDRLVIRSGSSRLSPLIYDSDMDDVPERGLLSDAQTLFLELVSESPGAPLILGLRYEAFDEDRCYEPFLAHGNFSTSDPLYRVGAQVEFACSAGYVLEQGPATIECVDPSDPHWNESEPTCKALCGGELSDPAGVVLSPDWPQSYGKGQDCVWNIRVQEEKRVLLDVEILNIRKSDVLTVLDGEDLTGRVLGQYMGTHPRFRLYTSASAATLQFQSDPSDPLFGLSQGFLIRFSEVPRNDTCPELPEVEFGWRTASHAAAIRGTVLTYQCEPGYDIVGSDILTCQWDLAWSNSPPTCQKIVNCADPGEITNGKRSVSDRRFSIGSHVQYFCHEGYVVEGSSTLTCYNRDTGTPKWSDRVPKCVLKYEPCLNPGVPENGYQTLYKHHYQAGESLRFFCYEGFELIGEVTITCVPGHPSQWTSQPPLCKVAYEELLDDRKLEVTQTTDPSHQMEGGNIALAIFLPIILVILLIGGIYVYYTRFQGKSLFGFSFSSSHSYRPITVESDFSNPLYEAGDTREYEVSI, encoded by the exons ATGGGCTGCTCCGGCCCGGCCgcctcctgcctcctgctgctgctgctgggctcggCGCCCCTGCTGCGAG GGCTGCCGCTGAAGGATGTGTCGCCcgtgaccccctccccacagctggaAGTCTCCTTGCCGGGGGTCCAGGCCAGCggctcagccctggggggctccGCGCCTCCCCCTGGGGTCCCCGAGGGTCTGTCTGAGCTGCTGCAGGGTGTCCTGCTGAAGAAGGAGTTTCTGGGGCAGGCCGAGCCCCTCCCCG GCAGCCTCCCGGCCTCGCTGTCGCCCCCCCAGCGCCTGGACCCCGGGGTCCTCGGCACAGACACGGCCTCCCCGCTCACCACGGcggtgctgcccccccagcccgccGCCTCGGGGGGCCCCGGCTTCCTCACCACCCCCCCGGGCTCCACCGCCGCCCCCCTtcgcctgctgccccctcccgcgGGGGGCGATGAGGGGGGGCATGTTGCCATGACAACCTACGTCCCCGAGGGCGATGAGGAAACCACGACAACGCTCATCACTACGACGACCATCACCACGGTGCACGCGCCCG TGCTTTGCAATAACAGCGTCTCGGAGGTGGAGGGCTACGTGGAGTCCCCGGATTCCGCGGGGGCTGCGTCCTACGGGGGGCTGGACTGTAGCTACCGCATCCGGGTCTACATGGGCTACGGGGTCGAGGTGCAG gtgCAGACGCTGAACCTGTCCAAGGACGACTCCCTCACCGTGGAGGGGCTGGGCGGCGAGACGCCGGCCGTCCTGGCCAACCAGTCCCTGATGGTGGAGGGTCAGGTGATCCGCAGCCCGACCAATCAGGTGCTGATCCACTTCCAGAGCTACCACGCCACCCCCCCCAGCGTCTTCAGGTTCCACTACCAGG cctttCTGCTGAGCTGCGGCTTCCCCAGCCGGCCGGAGAACGGGGACGTGAGCGTCACCGACCTGCACCCCGGCGGCGCCGCCACCTTTAAGTGCGAGCTGGGCTTCCGCCTGCGGGGGGAGGAGACCCTGATCTGCCTCAACGTCAGCCGCCCCCGCTGGAGCGGCGCCAGCCCCAGCTGCGTGG cggcCTGCGGGGGGGCCGTGCGGAACGCCTCCCACGGCCGCATCGAGGCCCCCGAGGGGCCGGGCGGGCGCGGCGCCAACCTGACCTGCCGCTGGCTCCTGGAGGCGCCGGACGGGCAGCGGCTCCACCTGCACTTCGAGCGCCTGGCGCTGGACGAGGACAACGACCG gCTGGTGATCCGCAGCGGCAGCAGCCGACTCTCCCCCCTGATCTACGACTCGGACATGGACGACGTGCCGGAGCGCGGCCTCCTGAGCGACGCCCAGACCCTCTTCCTGGAGCTCGTGTCCGAGAGCCCCGGCGCCCCCCTCATCCTGGGGCTGCGCTACGAGG cCTTCGACGAGGATCGGTGCTACGAGCCGTTCCTGGCGCACGGGAACTTCAGCACGTCGGACCCGCTGTACCGGGTGGGGGCGCAGGTGGAGTTCGCCTGCAGCGCCGGGTacgtgctggagcagggcccagcCACCATCGAGTGCGTCGACCCCTCAGACCCGCATTGGAACGAGAGCGAGCCCACCTGCAAAG CgctgtgtgggggggagctgtcAGACCCCGCCGGTGTGGTGCTCTCCCCCGACTGGCCCCAGAGCTATGGCAAAGGCCAGGACTGTGTCTGGAATATCCGGGTGCAGGAGGAGAAGCGGGTCCTGTTGGACGTTGAAAT CCTGAACATCCGGAAGAGCGACGTGCTGACGGTGCTGGACGGCGAGGACCTGACGGGCCGGGTGCTGGGGCAGTACATGGGCACCCACCCCCGCTTCCGCCTCTACACCTCGGCCAGTGCCGCCACCCTGCAGTTCCAGTCGGACCCCAGCGACCCCCTCTTCGGCCTCAGCCAGGGCTTCCTCATCCGCTTCTCTG AGGTGCCCCGGAACGACACATGCCCGGAGCTGCCAGAGGTGGAGTTTGGCTGGCGCACGGCCTCGCACGCGGCTGCCATCCGGGGCACGGTGCTCACCTATCAGTGCGAACCAGGCTATGACATCGTGGGCTCCGACATCCTCACCTGCCAGTGGGACCTGGCCTGGAGCAACAGCCCCCCCACCTGCCAGAAGA TCGTGAACTGCGCTGACCCAGGGGAGATCACCAACGGGAAGCGAAGCGTCTCAGACCGACGCTTCTCCATCGGCTCCCACGTCCAGTACTTCTGCCATGAGGGCTATGTGGTGGAGGGGAGCAGCACCCTGACCTGCTACAACCGCGACACCGGAACCCCCAAATGGAGCGACCGCGTCCCCAAGTGTGTCT TGAAGTACGAGCCGTGTCTGAACCCCGGCGTGCCCGAGAACGGCTACCAGACGCTCTACAAGCATCACTACCAGGCCGGCGAGTCGCTGCGTTTCTTCTGCTACGAGGGCTTCGAGCTCATCGGGGAGGTGACCATCACCTGCGTCCCGGGGCACCCGTCCCAGTGGACCAGCCAGCCGCCCCTCTGCAAAG TGGCGTATGAGGAGTTACTGGACGACCGGAAGCTAGAAG
- the LOC123369994 gene encoding aspartate beta-hydroxylase domain-containing protein 1-like, whose translation MRCPGALDGFFSSLLPATPPWRPGPEPALALLAWLALLFVWYCYRVGSERAPAGPPPGGGRPAPSLPPGAGRRSRSLRAYAQRYSWAGMGRVRKALREELRPERPAIQSPRVFHLPELPSAPCFPRDAQRHDAELLERACPALLREYQAVAGGAARGWTPGPCQRFYLHRRGVCQPQHCRACPRTYRALAGLRTFLSANRFGNACFSVLQPGTVLPGRYGPTNVRLRCHLGLMVPPGCELVVGGEPQCWSKGHCLLLDDSFLHTTAHNGPPEDGPLVLFIVDLWHPNVAGAERQALDYIFAPGP comes from the exons ATGAGGTGCCCCGGGGCGCTGGACGGGTTTTTCTCCTCCCTGCTGCCGGCCACCCCCCCTTGGCGCCCCGGCCCCGAGCCGGCGCTGGCCCTGCTGGCCTGGCTGGCGCTGCTCTTCGTCTGGTACTGCTACCGGGTGGGCAGCGAGCGGGCGCCCGCGGGGcccccgccggggggggggcgcccagcccccagcctgccccccggggccgggcggcggagCCGCAGCCTGCGGGCCTACGCCCAGCGCTACTCCTGGGCGGGCATGGGGCGGGTGCGCAAGGCGCTGCGGGAGGAGCTGCGGCCCGAGCGCCCGGCCATCCAGAGCCCCCGCGTCTTCCACCTGCCCGAGCTGCCCTCGGCCCCCTGCTTCCCGCGGGACGCCCAGCGGCACGACGCCGAGCTGCTGGAGCGCGCCTGCCCCGCCCTCCTGCGGGAGTACCAGGCCGTGGCCGGGGGCGCCGCCCGGGGCTGGACCCCTGGGCCCTGCCAGCGCTTCTACCTCCACCGCCGCGGCGTGTGCCAGCCGCAGCACTGCCGGGCCTGCCCCCGCACCTACCGCGCCCTGGCCGGCCTGCGCACCTTCCTCAGCGCCAACCGCTTCGGCAACGCCTGCTTCAGCGTCCTGCAGCCGGGCACCGTCCTGCCCGGGCGCTACGGGCCCACCAACGTCCGCCTGCGCTGCCACCTGG GGCTGATGGTGCCCCCAGGCTGTGAGCTGGTGGTGGGGGGCGAGCCCCAGTGCTGGTCCAAGGGACACTGCCTCCTGCTGGACGACTCCTTCCTGCACACGACCGCACATAATG GTCCCCCCGAGGACGGGCCCCTCGTGCTGTTCATCGTGGATCTGTGGCACCCCAACGTGGCCGGGGCCGAGCGCCAGGCTCTGGATTACATCTTTGCCCCTGGCCCCTAG